One stretch of Natronobacterium gregoryi SP2 DNA includes these proteins:
- a CDS encoding ABC transporter substrate-binding protein produces MKGNRRRYLAAVAGATLSVSAGCLTGDDTNGREESRSPLAERTLRYGSVLPMSGGLEQVGQTILNSAALPKIELEEASLSVDVEHEAVDSETSPSQGVEAARQLIDDGVPVIVGAAASDVTLQMVQRATIPASVVSCSPASSTPTLSIVNDRGYSFRTAPSDSLQAVVAAELAADEHGAETAATLYAMGDYGRQLSGAFSASFGGVIQNQVSFDPAAERYAEVLSTALADGPDVLFLIGYPESGIPLLETYYDEFAGDETVFVSDGLQNEAVAAELGDRLTAYGVAPNSSGPGQSAFRSRYREEYGVEPGLFAANSYDAAATSLLANAVAGANDGQAIAGRMRDVTTGDGTEVLPGDLADGIELAGAGEPVRYRGASGEIEFDENGDGGSVEYEYFTFSGGEIEVVDELTPTGVSS; encoded by the coding sequence ATGAAGGGGAATCGCCGTCGATACCTCGCTGCAGTCGCCGGAGCGACGCTTTCCGTTTCGGCTGGCTGTCTCACCGGAGACGACACGAACGGTCGGGAAGAAAGTCGGTCACCGCTTGCTGAACGGACGCTGCGGTACGGAAGCGTCCTTCCGATGTCCGGGGGACTCGAGCAGGTCGGCCAAACGATATTGAACAGTGCAGCGCTGCCGAAGATCGAACTCGAGGAGGCGTCGCTTTCCGTCGACGTCGAACACGAGGCGGTCGATTCGGAAACGTCGCCGAGCCAGGGGGTCGAGGCGGCGAGGCAGTTGATCGACGACGGGGTCCCCGTAATCGTCGGGGCAGCAGCCTCCGATGTCACCTTACAGATGGTCCAGCGGGCGACGATTCCGGCGTCCGTCGTCTCCTGTTCGCCGGCGAGTTCGACGCCGACGCTGTCGATCGTGAACGACCGGGGCTACTCGTTTCGGACGGCTCCGAGTGACTCGCTGCAGGCGGTCGTCGCGGCCGAACTCGCCGCCGACGAACACGGCGCGGAGACTGCGGCGACGCTGTACGCGATGGGAGATTACGGCCGACAGCTTTCGGGTGCGTTTTCGGCTTCGTTCGGCGGGGTGATCCAAAACCAGGTGTCGTTCGATCCGGCTGCCGAGCGCTACGCCGAGGTGCTTTCGACCGCGCTGGCGGACGGCCCAGACGTGCTCTTTCTAATCGGGTACCCCGAAAGCGGTATTCCGTTGCTCGAGACGTATTACGACGAGTTCGCCGGCGACGAAACGGTGTTCGTCAGCGACGGGCTGCAAAACGAGGCCGTGGCGGCCGAACTCGGGGATCGGCTGACCGCTTACGGTGTGGCACCGAACTCGAGCGGCCCCGGACAGTCGGCGTTCCGGTCGCGGTATCGAGAGGAGTATGGGGTCGAGCCGGGGCTGTTCGCTGCGAACAGTTACGACGCCGCGGCCACGAGCCTGTTGGCGAACGCTGTGGCGGGTGCAAACGACGGTCAAGCGATTGCCGGGCGGATGCGCGACGTGACGACCGGCGATGGAACCGAAGTGTTGCCGGGTGACCTCGCCGACGGGATCGAACTCGCGGGGGCAGGTGAGCCAGTTCGATACCGGGGCGCGTCCGGGGAGATCGAGTTCGACGAGAACGGCGACGGTGGGTCGGTCGAGTACGAGTATTTCACCTTCAGCGGTGGGGAAATCGAAGTCGTGGACGAACTGACGCCGACGGGGGTGTCCTCGTGA
- a CDS encoding methyl-accepting chemotaxis protein: MSAAGDETAADSGSNPEADRSITRFVPEFVRRSYRTKFVITILVVVLVISLVGAIGYVDAERTVESDAEQQLTATVDMHADSIDEWTISMAAHTRSVSSGAALAGSDAETAEAYAIQEQAKLPVDVRDVHVVDTNDERVLASTNGELRGVSVDSVDEPWAEIEPGVDLTAANDVWHSPTAYADDTVDDQVISFASPVENDEARIAVVVGTIEYRVDGLRQLHDDQETMIVDTDGKTVLASDELESDPDEEIVADLGATRDGTGFERDDAVVTAYAAMGDNEWVAVTTVPAEQAFAASNAVGWTLLSVIGTGLIVLLAGGVVLARQTVTPLEDLRNRARRMEEGDRSVDLETDRIDEVGRLYRAFDEMRTSLNEQITAAEAAKTEAETAQREAEEAQSDAETAREEAEAERERIASMMGELERVAGQYSETMQDAANGDLTVRATVDTDNEQMREIGEEFNAMLDELEDAIGGLKQFATDVAAASEQVTASSEEVKAASEQVSESVQEISDVADRQSDRLDTIQTEMSDLSASTEEIASTASEVAQVAERTVDASERGGEAAQDAIGEMNEVEAEAERAVETIRSLEAEVERIDELVDAIADVADQTSLLALNASIEAAAAGEEGDGFAVVADEVKSLSSDAKEAATEIEARIETIRGRTDKSVAVVEATSDKVREGTEAVEPAVEALEEIGEYAEETNVGVQEISAATNDQAGSAEEVVTAVDEIATSSEESAAEAGNVSAAAEEQTASLTEVTESVSGLADQAAFLSDRLEQFETERESELGGTSSGVETQRRSIDTLEKRSDD, encoded by the coding sequence GTGAGCGCCGCTGGCGACGAGACGGCCGCCGACTCGGGTTCGAATCCGGAGGCCGACAGGTCGATCACTCGGTTCGTCCCCGAGTTCGTTCGACGCAGTTATCGGACGAAGTTCGTCATCACGATTCTCGTCGTGGTGCTCGTCATCTCGCTGGTCGGCGCGATCGGATACGTCGACGCCGAACGGACGGTCGAATCCGACGCAGAACAGCAACTGACGGCGACGGTCGACATGCATGCCGACTCCATCGACGAGTGGACGATTTCGATGGCGGCACACACGCGGTCGGTGTCGTCGGGAGCGGCACTGGCCGGTAGCGACGCGGAGACAGCCGAAGCCTACGCCATCCAGGAACAGGCGAAACTTCCAGTCGACGTTCGCGACGTTCACGTCGTCGACACGAACGACGAACGCGTCCTGGCGAGTACGAACGGAGAACTACGGGGCGTATCGGTCGACTCGGTCGACGAACCCTGGGCGGAGATCGAGCCGGGTGTCGACCTGACCGCGGCAAACGACGTCTGGCACTCGCCGACTGCCTACGCGGACGACACGGTCGACGATCAGGTGATCTCCTTCGCCAGTCCGGTCGAAAACGACGAGGCACGGATCGCCGTCGTCGTCGGAACGATCGAGTACCGGGTCGACGGACTGCGTCAACTCCACGACGACCAGGAGACGATGATCGTCGACACCGACGGCAAGACCGTCCTCGCAAGCGACGAACTCGAGAGTGATCCCGACGAGGAGATCGTTGCGGATCTGGGAGCGACCCGCGACGGCACCGGGTTCGAACGCGACGATGCCGTCGTCACCGCCTACGCCGCGATGGGTGACAACGAGTGGGTCGCGGTGACTACCGTCCCTGCCGAACAGGCGTTTGCGGCGAGCAACGCCGTCGGCTGGACGCTGCTTTCGGTGATCGGCACCGGGCTCATCGTCTTACTGGCGGGCGGGGTCGTCCTCGCACGGCAGACCGTCACGCCACTCGAGGATCTCCGGAATCGTGCCCGGCGGATGGAAGAGGGTGATCGGTCGGTCGATCTGGAGACGGATCGTATCGACGAGGTCGGTCGCCTGTACCGTGCATTCGATGAGATGCGAACGTCGCTGAACGAGCAGATCACGGCCGCCGAAGCGGCGAAAACGGAGGCCGAGACGGCTCAGCGGGAAGCCGAGGAGGCACAATCCGACGCCGAAACCGCCCGTGAGGAAGCAGAGGCCGAACGCGAACGGATCGCGTCGATGATGGGCGAACTCGAGCGGGTCGCCGGCCAGTACAGTGAGACCATGCAAGACGCTGCAAACGGCGATCTTACCGTTCGGGCGACTGTCGACACCGACAACGAGCAGATGCGCGAAATCGGTGAGGAGTTCAACGCGATGCTTGACGAACTCGAGGACGCCATCGGTGGACTCAAGCAGTTCGCGACGGATGTCGCTGCCGCGAGCGAACAGGTTACGGCCTCGAGCGAGGAGGTAAAGGCCGCGAGCGAACAGGTTTCCGAGTCGGTACAGGAGATATCAGACGTCGCCGATCGACAGAGCGATCGGCTCGATACGATTCAGACGGAGATGTCCGACCTCTCGGCTAGCACCGAGGAGATTGCCTCGACGGCCAGCGAAGTCGCACAGGTCGCCGAACGGACCGTCGACGCGAGCGAGCGCGGTGGTGAGGCAGCCCAAGACGCAATCGGCGAGATGAACGAGGTCGAGGCCGAAGCCGAGCGCGCGGTCGAGACGATTCGCTCGCTCGAGGCGGAGGTCGAGCGGATCGACGAGTTGGTCGATGCCATCGCCGACGTGGCCGACCAGACGAGCCTGCTCGCGCTCAATGCTTCGATCGAGGCTGCGGCCGCAGGCGAAGAGGGTGACGGCTTTGCAGTCGTCGCCGACGAGGTCAAGTCCCTCTCGAGTGACGCAAAGGAGGCGGCGACGGAGATCGAAGCGCGGATCGAGACGATCCGCGGTCGAACCGACAAATCGGTCGCCGTCGTCGAAGCGACGAGTGACAAGGTGAGGGAAGGAACCGAGGCCGTCGAGCCTGCCGTCGAAGCTCTCGAAGAGATCGGCGAGTACGCCGAGGAGACCAACGTCGGAGTGCAGGAGATCTCTGCGGCGACCAACGATCAGGCCGGCTCGGCCGAGGAGGTCGTAACCGCTGTCGACGAAATTGCGACCTCGAGCGAAGAGTCAGCCGCCGAGGCCGGTAACGTCTCCGCGGCGGCCGAGGAACAGACCGCGTCGCTGACCGAGGTGACCGAAAGCGTCAGCGGGCTCGCAGACCAGGCGGCGTTTCTCTCAGACCGCCTCGAGCAGTTCGAGACGGAACGCGAGTCGGAACTGGGTGGAACGTCGTCCGGCGTAGAAACGCAGCGCCGGTCGATCGACACCCTCGAGAAGCGTTCAGACGACTAG
- a CDS encoding 30S ribosomal protein S12 — translation MANGKYAARKLKKDRQNQRWSDSDYARRARGLREKSDPLEGAPQGRGIVLEKVGIEAKQPNSAIRKCVRVQLIKNGKQVTAFCPGDGAISFIDEHDEVTIAGIGGAKGRAMGDLSGVNYKVDKVNGVALKELVRGNAEKPVR, via the coding sequence ATGGCAAACGGCAAATACGCCGCGCGCAAGCTCAAGAAGGACCGCCAGAATCAGCGGTGGTCCGACTCTGACTACGCGCGCCGCGCCCGTGGGCTTCGCGAGAAGTCCGACCCGCTCGAGGGCGCACCACAGGGTCGAGGTATCGTACTCGAGAAAGTCGGCATCGAAGCAAAGCAGCCCAACTCGGCGATTCGGAAATGTGTCCGGGTCCAGCTGATCAAAAACGGGAAGCAGGTCACCGCGTTCTGTCCCGGTGACGGTGCGATCAGCTTCATCGACGAACACGACGAAGTGACCATCGCCGGTATCGGTGGGGCGAAGGGTCGTGCGATGGGCGACCTCTCCGGTGTCAACTACAAGGTCGACAAGGTCAACGGCGTCGCACTGAAGGAACTCGTTCGCGGAAACGCGGAGAAACCGGTTCGATAA
- a CDS encoding 30S ribosomal protein S7, with product MSAEDQPDPDAPAGGADVSAKLFGTWELDEIEYEDPSTERYITVTPVAHTAGRHASKQFKKSQISIVERFINRLMQTDENTGKKQKTLNYVRDAFEIIHERTEENPIQVLVTAVENAAPREETVRLKYGGISVPKAVDVAPQRRVDQALKFLAEGVHNDSFKTTTPIEEAVASQLIGAANYDVQTYAVSQKEEKERVAAAAR from the coding sequence ATGTCGGCAGAAGACCAGCCGGACCCGGACGCCCCTGCGGGCGGTGCGGACGTTTCGGCAAAGCTTTTCGGAACCTGGGAGCTAGACGAGATCGAGTACGAAGATCCCTCGACCGAGCGATACATCACGGTGACGCCGGTCGCACACACTGCTGGCCGACACGCCAGCAAGCAGTTCAAGAAATCCCAGATCTCGATCGTCGAGCGCTTTATCAACCGTCTGATGCAGACTGACGAGAACACGGGCAAAAAGCAAAAGACGCTCAACTACGTCCGTGACGCCTTCGAGATCATCCACGAACGGACCGAAGAAAACCCCATTCAGGTGCTCGTGACCGCCGTCGAGAACGCCGCACCACGGGAAGAGACTGTCCGTCTGAAATACGGCGGTATCTCCGTCCCGAAGGCGGTCGACGTCGCTCCACAGCGTCGCGTCGACCAGGCACTGAAGTTCCTGGCCGAAGGCGTACACAACGACTCGTTCAAGACGACGACTCCCATCGAGGAAGCGGTCGCAAGCCAGCTTATCGGCGCAGCCAACTACGACGTTCAGACGTACGCAGTCAGCCAAAAAGAAGAGAAAGAACGCGTCGCGGCAGCAGCCCGATAA
- a CDS encoding FIST N-terminal domain-containing protein: MNLLRGSTAAALRFAILSACVAAVVVGAGVLAGLPGLLGGGALIVVTGTVLGYWISGQIAGTIERVQSESTAGDTDAVDVDFDAMTDVEDVGDAIEATLRENRRLRSRIGTVEDDLERLEARNERIESQAAELEEAMRLCAAGRLAHRIEPDEDAPVSVAEEFNAMMDELEGTIRHLKDFVTLVVTSSDELMAGTGEVTAASTEISDDIQEIADGASVQSERLASATAETDELSANIEEIASRSERVATISAETAKTGRKGKEAAQTAIDGIEEIGTGSTEAVEAIETLHEDVKAIDELVEMISEIAWQTNMLAVNANIEASRGESKDGDEEGFAVVASEIKELASEVQSAAEEIETRLERIQARTETATEAVTETEELIAAHTDSVENALSALEEIAEYAEQTNDGVQEISAAADQQAESTQQVVALVDETATISDRTSTLAENVAASAEEQTTALSSVSDSAAELAESATWLRDTLDMYKARQDVPGQERAPAVVTEGDSSVSVAANENANANTNENENATTGDGRSPSTLPEDGVDGGAASVTDATGPPSETADGTTFEFNDLESADGTAGATDDLPTQFGSGVAVGDDGFEVGKAAAARAADGLETDGRVDFGQVFCSPEYDYEAVLAGIRSVVGDEANLIGSSSSGEFTEETSTEGSVTVALVASDTIRFFSGIGTDLSDGVASAVNEALESLPASVAGYPHRSAIVLHDGLAGVGDQVAVATQRNLGHDTSFVGGSAGDDLAMEATHVFHDGRIETDAVVVGLLASKTPVTISVDHGHSPISEPLTVTQSEGGRVLEFDGEPAFEAWREVVEPYLEERGRAVDFDALEDGSLELLGLLTEFEFGIEEGRGASDDGYKIRWPGLSLTTEGYLDFPVGVPEGTELRVMHSPKPDQIESARDTARDAVENTGSEAVAGGFVYDCACRSIILEDEFGEAVDVMADELEVPFTGIETYGELCMERGQLSGFHNTTSVVMLLPE; this comes from the coding sequence ATGAATTTGCTACGTGGGTCGACGGCGGCCGCACTCAGGTTCGCGATACTGTCAGCCTGCGTCGCGGCAGTCGTCGTCGGCGCTGGCGTGCTCGCCGGGCTCCCGGGACTGCTCGGCGGTGGAGCGTTGATCGTGGTCACAGGCACCGTGCTCGGCTACTGGATCAGCGGGCAAATCGCCGGGACGATCGAGCGGGTCCAGTCCGAATCGACGGCGGGCGATACCGACGCAGTCGACGTCGACTTCGACGCGATGACCGACGTGGAAGACGTCGGCGACGCCATCGAGGCGACGCTGCGTGAAAATCGCAGACTCCGAAGCCGAATCGGGACGGTCGAGGACGACCTCGAGCGCCTCGAGGCACGCAACGAGCGTATCGAATCGCAGGCGGCCGAACTCGAGGAGGCGATGCGGCTGTGTGCGGCCGGCCGACTCGCCCACCGGATCGAGCCCGACGAGGACGCGCCGGTGTCGGTCGCCGAGGAGTTCAACGCGATGATGGACGAACTCGAGGGGACGATCCGCCACCTGAAGGACTTCGTGACGCTCGTGGTCACCTCGAGCGACGAGCTCATGGCCGGCACCGGCGAAGTGACGGCGGCGAGTACGGAGATCAGCGACGACATCCAAGAGATCGCCGACGGTGCGTCGGTCCAGTCCGAGCGTCTCGCGTCGGCCACCGCCGAGACCGACGAGCTCTCGGCGAACATCGAGGAGATTGCGAGTCGGTCCGAACGGGTCGCGACGATTTCGGCAGAGACGGCCAAGACGGGACGAAAAGGAAAGGAAGCGGCACAGACGGCGATCGACGGCATCGAAGAGATCGGCACTGGATCGACGGAAGCGGTGGAGGCGATCGAAACCCTGCACGAGGACGTGAAGGCGATCGACGAACTGGTCGAGATGATCTCCGAGATCGCCTGGCAGACGAACATGCTCGCGGTGAACGCGAACATCGAGGCGTCACGAGGCGAATCCAAAGACGGCGACGAGGAGGGGTTCGCCGTCGTCGCCTCGGAGATCAAAGAACTCGCGAGCGAGGTCCAGTCGGCGGCCGAAGAGATCGAAACCCGACTCGAGCGGATTCAAGCGCGGACCGAAACGGCGACCGAGGCGGTCACCGAGACCGAGGAGCTCATCGCGGCCCACACCGACTCGGTCGAGAACGCGCTGTCTGCACTCGAGGAGATCGCCGAGTACGCCGAGCAGACCAACGACGGCGTCCAAGAGATCTCGGCGGCAGCCGACCAGCAGGCCGAATCGACCCAGCAGGTCGTCGCACTAGTCGACGAGACGGCGACGATCAGCGACCGTACCTCTACACTCGCCGAGAACGTGGCGGCGTCGGCCGAGGAACAGACGACTGCACTCTCGAGTGTCTCCGATAGCGCGGCTGAACTGGCGGAAAGCGCAACGTGGCTCCGTGATACGCTCGATATGTACAAGGCACGCCAGGATGTGCCGGGCCAGGAGCGTGCGCCGGCGGTAGTGACCGAGGGCGACTCGAGTGTGAGTGTGGCCGCAAACGAGAACGCAAACGCGAACACGAACGAAAACGAGAACGCGACCACCGGCGATGGTCGATCGCCGTCGACGCTCCCAGAAGACGGCGTCGACGGGGGAGCGGCGTCGGTGACGGACGCGACGGGTCCGCCGTCGGAGACGGCCGACGGCACGACTTTCGAGTTCAATGATCTCGAGTCGGCCGATGGCACTGCAGGCGCGACCGACGATCTGCCGACACAGTTCGGCAGCGGCGTCGCCGTCGGAGACGACGGGTTCGAGGTCGGCAAAGCGGCTGCGGCCCGGGCAGCCGACGGCCTCGAGACCGACGGACGCGTCGACTTCGGGCAAGTGTTTTGTTCACCGGAGTACGACTACGAAGCGGTACTCGCCGGCATTCGATCGGTCGTCGGCGACGAAGCCAACCTGATCGGGTCCTCGTCGTCGGGCGAGTTCACCGAAGAGACCAGTACTGAGGGGAGTGTCACCGTTGCACTCGTTGCGAGCGATACGATCCGTTTTTTCAGCGGAATCGGGACCGACCTTTCGGACGGCGTTGCAAGCGCGGTAAACGAGGCTCTCGAGTCGCTTCCGGCTTCGGTGGCGGGGTATCCACACCGGTCGGCGATCGTGCTCCACGACGGGCTGGCAGGTGTCGGCGACCAAGTCGCAGTGGCGACCCAGCGAAATCTCGGTCACGACACGAGTTTCGTCGGGGGGTCTGCGGGCGACGATCTGGCGATGGAAGCGACCCACGTGTTCCACGACGGAAGGATCGAAACTGACGCAGTCGTCGTCGGCTTGCTGGCGTCGAAAACACCCGTCACGATCAGCGTCGATCACGGTCACTCGCCCATCTCGGAGCCGCTGACGGTAACACAATCCGAAGGCGGACGTGTCCTCGAATTCGACGGCGAACCCGCCTTCGAGGCCTGGCGGGAAGTCGTCGAGCCCTATCTCGAGGAGCGTGGCCGCGCGGTCGACTTCGACGCGCTCGAGGACGGGAGCCTCGAGCTGTTGGGCCTGTTAACCGAGTTCGAGTTCGGCATCGAGGAAGGGCGAGGTGCGAGCGACGACGGGTACAAGATCCGCTGGCCGGGTCTGTCACTGACGACCGAAGGATACCTCGACTTCCCAGTCGGCGTCCCTGAGGGAACCGAACTGCGCGTGATGCACAGTCCGAAACCCGACCAGATCGAGTCGGCAAGAGACACTGCACGCGATGCCGTCGAGAATACCGGTTCGGAGGCGGTCGCCGGCGGCTTCGTCTACGACTGTGCCTGTAGATCGATCATCCTCGAGGACGAGTTCGGCGAGGCGGTCGACGTGATGGCCGACGAACTCGAGGTTCCGTTTACTGGGATCGAAACCTACGGTGAACTCTGCATGGAGCGGGGGCAGTTGAGCGGATTCCACAACACGACGTCGGTCGTGATGTTGCTTCCTGAGTGA
- a CDS encoding DUF5781 family protein gives MDIRVQGPGPTSPFLGARDRFETEHDLSLPVYVQLRDDPDERTWAGHYEDRHVLNISRQAASSAMARELALHEFAHMARYEQEHPSHTQSTDEVLFLALAGKSVERRKLAHCHQIANHMKDIYADDITLSVDSGEKLLAYLESSLAAAVADRPDPISRPAFRRLSPTADPEITAVNAAFALALAERHDLVDDDHRLYDLAHVAAMDAPGVDFEGFNRRFRELARDPNSSDYRQVLVGATREYVAGGGRAAD, from the coding sequence ATGGATATACGCGTCCAGGGCCCTGGCCCCACGTCCCCGTTTCTCGGCGCTCGTGACCGCTTCGAGACCGAGCACGATCTCTCCTTGCCGGTGTACGTCCAGTTACGAGACGACCCGGACGAGCGTACCTGGGCCGGCCACTACGAGGACCGTCACGTCCTCAACATCTCCAGACAGGCCGCCTCGAGCGCGATGGCTCGAGAGCTCGCCCTCCACGAATTCGCTCACATGGCCAGGTACGAACAGGAACATCCGTCTCACACCCAGTCGACCGACGAGGTCCTCTTCCTGGCGCTGGCCGGCAAGAGCGTCGAGCGGCGCAAACTCGCTCACTGCCACCAGATCGCCAACCACATGAAAGACATCTACGCAGACGACATCACCCTCTCGGTCGACTCCGGCGAGAAACTGCTTGCCTATCTCGAGTCCAGCCTCGCAGCGGCAGTCGCGGACCGTCCGGACCCCATCTCGAGGCCTGCCTTTCGCCGTCTCTCCCCGACTGCCGACCCCGAGATTACGGCCGTCAACGCGGCCTTCGCGCTCGCGCTCGCGGAACGACACGACCTGGTCGACGACGATCACCGCCTGTACGACCTCGCTCACGTAGCCGCGATGGACGCGCCCGGCGTCGACTTCGAAGGATTCAACCGCCGGTTCCGGGAGCTAGCGAGAGATCCCAACTCGAGCGATTACCGGCAGGTGCTGGTCGGCGCGACCCGCGAGTACGTCGCCGGCGGAGGTCGCGCAGCGGACTGA